One Cryptomeria japonica chromosome 9, Sugi_1.0, whole genome shotgun sequence genomic window carries:
- the LOC131033482 gene encoding protein GLUTAMINE DUMPER 3, protein MGVADHSAWQWPLPFVLGGLGIILFLIACAFIILACPHCKISLSYGSNTSTSTANSIIRKSAMMMKFSDSSENAEENIVVIMAGDVNPTFIATPTSV, encoded by the coding sequence ATGGGCGTTGCTGATCATTCAGCATGGCAGTGGCCACTTCCGTTTGTCTTGGGTGGGCTAGGGATTATCCTTTTCCTTATAGCGTGTGCTTTCATCATTTTAGCCTGCCCTCACTGCAAAATTTCTCTCAGCTATGGCAGCAATACTAGTACTTCCACTGCTAATTCTATAATTCGcaagagtgcaatgatgatgaaattttCTGATAGTTCGGAAAATGCGGAGGAGAATATAGTGGTGATAATGGCTGGTGATGTCAACCCAACATTTATTGCTACGCCCACTTCAGTTTAA